The following DNA comes from Chryseobacterium gallinarum.
ACAGGTGCCACAGGAAAAGACCTGGTTAATCAGTTATTGAATGATAAAGATTTTGACGAAGTTGATATTTTTGTCAGAAGACCTGTTGACATTGAAAACGAAAGACTTAAGGTTCATATTGTTAATTTTGAAAAACCTGAAGAATGGAAGAATATGGTAAAAGGTGATGTTGCATTTTCCTGTTTGGGAACGACTTTAAAGGATGCCGGAAGTAAAGAAGCCCAGAAAAAGGTGGACTTTGATTATCAATATGAGTTTGCAAAGGCCGCCAAAGAAAATAATGTTGAAGATTATATTCTTGTTTCCGCCTATGGGGCCAATCCGAAATCCAAAATTTTCTATTCAAAAATGAAAGGAGAGCTGGAGGAAGCGGTAAAACAACTTCATTTTAATAAAATTACCATTTTCAAACCGGGGATGCTGGAACGAAGAAATTCTGAAAGAACCGGTGAAGTATTAGGCAGCCGGATTATAAAGTTTGCCAACAAATTCGGCTTGCTGGAGAGCCAAAAACCCTTGCCTACTGATGTTCTGGCTAAAGCAATGATCAATTCTTCCAAAATAAAAAGCAACGGCTATTCCAGTATTAAGCTGGGAAATATTTTCTGCTTTGCAGATAAAGTCATTGAGCAATAGTTAAGTAAGTCACGGCTAACCTATTCTGATTCTAGAGTTTTTCCTTGCAGCTTGTTTTCAAAAAATAAAAAAGTGGATCCAGGGGAATCCACTTCGAACTTATAAATTTCTTGTGATGTTATTTCAGATGTTTTGTAATTGCCTCGCTTGTCGGCTTGGTAGTACTTACATACGTATCAATCAGTTTTCCGTTTTCATCGATCAGGAATTTCGTAAAGTTCCAAAGGATCGTGGTATTTTTTACTCCGTTTAATTCCTGTTCTGTTAAATATTTAAAGATAGGTGCCATATCATCCCCTTTTACAGAAACTTTTGCGGCCATTGGAAATGTGACTCCATAATTTTTCTGGCAGAATGCTCCGATTTCAGTATTGGTTCCCGGCTCCTGCCCTCCAAAATTATTGGCTGGAAATCCTACCACTACCAGTTTATCTTTATACTGCTCATATACTTTTTCAAGATCTGCATACTGTGGAGTAAAACCACATTCTGAAGCAGTGTTGACAATAAGGATTTTCTTCCCTTTAAAGTCTGCAAAGTTGATTTCTTTACCATCCAGGCTTTCCACTTTGAAGTCGTATATCGTTTTTCCCATAAGTTCTTTGGTTTTAGCTTTAGAAATTTCGCTTTTTTGATTGGTGCAGCTCTGCAAAAATGCCATAAAGGAGAGCAGCAGTAAAAAAATCTTTTTCATTTCTTATTAATTTATTTGCCGGTTACAGCAGTTGGATTAAAACTTAAAAATATTGGCCGGAAAAACTTTATTCACCTCTATTTTATTGAGCAGCATGACATAGTCACCGTCCTTTTTGGAGCTTGAAGATTCTATCCTGAAAGGCATTGTAAGGTTACCCACTTTTTTATAGTCTGAGTAAATTACCGTTTCGTCTTTTTTCACTTCCTTTAGCAACATATACGTTTTTGCATCAAAATAATACATGTTCTTATTGACGTTTTTGGTAAGTTCCACTTTATGGCAATAGATCTCTCCTACTTTTTCTTTTCCGAGATATCTGGCATCAAATCCCTTGTTTTCCCAGTCGATAAAATCATTATCAAAGCTTTCCGGTACATACTCCGGATATTCCTGAAGTTTATTGGCAGCGTAGTTCATTGCATACCCTTTAGTTCCGTCAAAACCTTCAATAGCAGTATCTTTCCCGTTGATCGTAATGATCGTTTTGGTGAAGTTCGGGCGTTGCTGGTAAATTTTTATAGGATATTCATCTTTGATTCCCAACACTACTTTTCCCTGCAGCAATACTGAATTTAAAAGCTTCCAATTCGTTAATCCTCCGGATAGCTCAATGTTTTTGTCTATGATCTCTTTTGCCGTCTGGGCAAAAGCATAATGCGAAAATATCAGGCTAAATACTAAAAGTAACTTCTTCATTAATTTTATTTATAAATTCAAATATAAGGGGATTTAAGCGAAATAACAAAAGGTTAAGAAAGCAGAGAAAGCGGAAAGACAAACCTGTAAATCAGCGATTCACTTTTTGCTTTCATTTTCAAATCAACTTTCTGGCTTTTTCAAGGTCTTCAGGAGTATCAATACCTACTCCTACAAAGTTGGTTTCTATCATTTTAATTTTCATGCCATATTCGAGATAACGGATACATTCTATTTTTTCAGAAATTTCCAATGGTTTCATTTCCAACTTGGAGAACTGCAGCAAGGCTTCTTTTCTGAAAGCATACACCCCGATATGTTTGAAATAGCTTATATCGTAAGATACCTCCCTGTGAAAAGGAATCACGGAACGACTGAAATACAGGGCAAAACCATTATTGTCCGTAATGACTTTTACATTATTGGGATTTTCTATTTCTTCTTTTTCAGACAGCTTTATTTTTAGGGAAGCCAGGGAAATTTCCTGTTGATCATCTGCTTTGAAAACGTCGATCAATTGTTGCAGAGGTTCCAGTTTAAGGAACGGTTCATCTCCCTGAACGTTGATCACGATATCACAGTCGATATTTTGTACGGCTTCAGCAATACGGTCACTTCCGGTCTCATGTTGTCCTGTCATAACAGCTTTCCCTCCATTTTTTTCGATTTCTTCAAAAATAATTCCGGAATCTGTAGCTACAAACACTTCATCAAACAAACCTGTTTCCACCACATTCTGATAGGTAGTGGTAATAACGGTCTTCTCTCCCAGAGTCTGCATTAATTTCCCCGGAAAACGGCTCGCTTCATAACGGGCAGGGATCACAGCAATTATTTTCATTCAGTAAAATGTTAATTAAGTTTTTTTTAAAATCGCCATTCCGTTTTGCAAGGAATAATAAGGCTTATCTCAGACCAAAAATAGTGAAAACTATTTACTTTGTTCTATAAAATATAGTATTCTGTCCAGGCGTCCAGCAATCTTTTCTGTCTTCAAAAAGAAAAACTCCCACACTTTTAATGCAAATGTGAGAATTGTATAAATTTTAAATGAGTGAAAATTAAAAAGAAAGCTTTACGCCTACCATATTGTACTCCCATTGCCGGGAAGCTGTAAGGTCAAATTTATATTTTGTTTTTCCTATAGTACCTTCTGAAGATGTATACCTGCTTTTTGAGATGGTTTTCCCGATAAAATATCCCATCAATAAAGCCAATGGATAGTCTGAAGCCCAGTGTACTTTACTTTGCATCATTTGAAAACACAATGCCCCGGCCAAGGTATATCCCACAGGTTTTATCCATTTGGCATCCGGGTAATTGTCTGCAATAACGGTGATACCGGCCATAAAGGTTGTTAAATGTCCTGACGGCATTGCATCATAATTCGACGTATTTTTACTGAATGCGGAAAAACTTGGGAAAGGATTCCAGGCTCCGCCTTTATGTCCATATTCTTCTGCAATAAACGGGCTTTCTCTTCCGGTAATTCGTTTAATGGTTTGAGTAAAAACTCCTGAGAGAATTAAGCTTTCCATCAATCCGCTTGCTGTAGCCTGTGCCCTGTAATCATTTTTGATCAATCCGTAAGTACCAAAACCGATTCCAAGCAATACCAGTGTGGAACCGTTTCCTATCAAATATAAGGTTGAACCGATATCTTTGGGTATTTTAAAAACTCCACCGAGCTTTGTATAATTATTATCCTTGTCCATACCCCATCTTTCCCCCAATTCTCTTGAATTATCTATCAGTTTTTGATCAAAAGGCAAAAGAATTAACGTAGAAACTACTGCTCCCCCTAAATAATAAGCATGGTCTTTCGCTACAAAATCTTTATTGGTATCAATAAAATTTCTGGGTAATTTGGTGACAAAATCCAATAGTCTGGGCTTAGGATAGGTCCGGACAGAGCCGTCTTTAAGTGTATAAGTTTGTACTTTAAGGACTTCTTTTTGTAATTCTTTCACCTTTAATGTATCCTGCTCCTGTGCGGAGAGCCATAGAGATACTGGTAAAAGCAGAAATTTCAATTTTTTCATCTTTGTTATTTTCAACCCTGTTTATCTTAACTTATGAAATCCCAAAGGTAATTCCTGTCAGATTATACTACAAATATTTATTTAATTTTAATTTTTATTTAATTTTCTTATAAAAGTTAACTTGTTACTGGTCTATATATTTAACGAAAAGAATAATTCCGTAAATCCAAGAAACGTATAAAAAAGAATATAAAAAGCCATATGAGAAGCTTTTTAATATATTTCCTTTACATTTTCCGGAGTTTTTAAATACCAACCTCAAAGCTCTGAAGAAAATCCAATACAGCATAGCAGCTAAAAACAAAACTGCAGACCAGAAAAAAAGTCCAAGAAAAGATAATAGAAACGCAAGCAGAAAGGAAAATATAATCCATAAAACAATAGAAATTATTATACCTCCTATTCCTTCTCCAACATCTGGTAAGCCCAAGTCAAAATTATCCAAAGTTCCTGAAAATCCCGGCGCTTTTTTCATCCTTTCTGCCGTTACAATATTTCCTAAATTATCTTTCAATTTTAATCCGTTGTAAAGGCTTAGACTGATAAATAAAAAGAATACTATTGCTAGAATAGATGTTGATACAATAGAATTTTGAAATAAAGATCGGTGAGAATCTATTCCCGATAACCATACACTCAGAATTACTAAACCAATAATGACTAATGTTGAATAGAATAGAAATTTAGTATAGATAGGTGGTTTTCCTGGAAGTTTCATAACATTTGTCTACTATATAAAGTTCGACTTCACTCTGCGCAACAATGCTAATTCATTATGATTTTAGCGCTGTCATGCTGAGCGAAGTCGAAACATGTATTTATTCAAATTATTTTAAATTATTCAAAGCGTTTTCCAGTTTCGGAAGCATCACTTTGATCTCGTCGATGGCAAGACCTCCTACTGACGCACGGAACCAAGGCTCTGATTTTTCTTCTCCGAATGCAGAGAAAGGAACCAAGGCAACCCCAGCTTCATTAATCAGATAAAATACCAGGTCTGATGAGTTTTCAATTACAGCTCCGTCAGGTTTAGTTTTTCCGATATAATCCAGTTTGATGGTAAGATAAAGTGCTCCCATCGGTTCGATACTGTCTATGGATAATCCTTTTCCTTTCAAATCCTGAATGCCTCCGTGAAGAACTTTTAAGCTTTCTTCCAGTTTAGCTTTAAAATCAGCTACGAATGTATTTACATTTTCAGGATTCTCATAGAATTTTGCAGTAGCTTCTTGTTCAGGCTTCGGTGCCCAGGCTCCTACGTGGGTAAGAAGCGCTTTCATTTTATCGATAATGTGGGCCGGCCCGAATCCCCATCCTACACGTACTCCTGTTGCTGCAAGACATTTTGAGATACCATCGATGTAGATGGTATATTCTTTCATTTCAGGGAAAAGGGAAACCGGATCTACGTGCTCTGCACCAAAAGTAAGGTTAGAATAAATCTGGTCATACATTAAGTATAACGGTTTTTCATCCGCTCTTCTTTTTTTGTTTTCAGCAATTACCAATTCACAGATTTCTGAAAGCTGCTCTTTGGTGAACATTGTTCCTGTTGGGTTTAGTGGAGAACACAAAGCCAATAGAACGGCTCCATCCAAATGAGGTTTTAAATCATCTGCTGTTGGAAGGAAATTGGTTTCCGGCTTTGTTTTTACCTCTACAGCATTCGCAGAAGTAAGGTAAGCATAATGATTATTGTTCCAGGATGGAGTTGGGTATACAACTTTATCTCCTTCATCTACGATAGTTTTGTATACAGCATAGATCAAAGGTCTTGATCCTGCGGTAATTAAAATATCATTAGGAGCATAATCCAGGTTCCATCTGTTTTTCAGATCTTTGGAAACCTCTTTTCTTAAAGATAAAAGTCCGTTGGCAGGTGGGTAATTTGTCAGATTATTCTGATAGGCTTTCTGAATCTCTTCCTTCAGCAATGCCGGGATAGGATAGATATTAGAATTCAGGTCACCAATAGTAAGATTGGCAATTTCTGCACCCTTTGCTTTTAGATCGTTTACTTCGTTACCAATTTTTACAATTTCAGAACCAATCAGGTTCGCCGCTAATTTTGAAACTTTCACTTTATTTCTTATTTAAAATTTACTATTATTACTCTACACGGATTCTCTCATGTATTTGATCTACCGGCATCTGTGCATCAAAAAGGGCTATTAGTTCTTTTGCTTTTTTTGCCGTATTGGAATTCGGATATTTTTTGATAATCCTATTGAATTCCGCCCTGTTTTCATCGTATAGTTTTCCGGTCCCTTTGTCGAAATCTATTTGGTAGGTTGGCGTATTATCCATTCCCAGAAGATAATCGATCAGGTACATATTATACCCTTCCTTTACCGTTTTCATCAACTTACTTTTAGGATATTTGTTGATGAAATTTTCCCAGAACATCAACCTATTTCCCAATTCTTCCCAAGAGATCATCAAACCGGCATCTGCTGCATAATTGGTCTCGCTTTCTTTGTCATTCTGCATAATATAAGCCTCATAATCCGGTGTCACTTTATTCTTAAAAACAGATGAATAATATCCCGGAACCGTCCAGATTTCAGTCATCCCTTCTCCTACTTCCCTGAATTCGAGACCTGCTTTTTTAAATTCGGCTGCGAGTTTTTTCACATTATCCGGAAGATTGTATCGTTCTTTTTCTGCATCATAATAATTGACATATTTGTCTAAAATGTCAGCATGCAAAGAACTTAGGCATTCTGTATATTTTTCTCTTATTTTTAGAAAGTCTTCATACGTTTTATCATTCTGTTCCAGACTGTTTCCTGCAATCTCCTTATCTGTTTTAGTACGATACCATTGAAGGGAGTTTATATAATCCTCCGTTTTATTGGCAGGAGAACAGGCTGTATCAATTGGTTTATACAGATCTTCTTTGGTTTCGTTTTTGGCAATTGAGTCATTTGCTGGTTTTACATCAGAAACTGTAACTTCCTTTTTACAGGAAACTACAGCTGCAAACAGTATACAAACTGTTATAATATTTTTTATCATCTGCTATCCGGTGATTAATCCAGTTTTAAATCTGTTTTAACCGCTCCAATTTTAGCTTCCAATGATTTCAATTTATCCTTAAAGTCAGCTTCAGAAGTGATGGCATCTTTTACGGAAACATAAAACTTAATTTTGGGCTCTGTTCCTGAAGGTCTTACACATACTTTTGTTCCATCCTGAGTATAGTATATCAATACATTAGACTTTGGAATATCAGCCATTATCTTTTTCTCATTCGTAGAAACGGTAAAGCTTGTCTGCTCTTTAAAATCCTTGATTTCTTCTACCGGAGAACCTGCCAATTCTTTTGGAGGATTTTCGCGGAAGTTTTTCATCATACTCTGGATTTCTTCTGCTCCTTCTCTTCCTTTTCTTACAATATTGATTAATCCTTCATAATACATTCCAAGATCTTTGTAGATCTCAATCATGTACTGATACATTGTTTTTCCGTTAGCCTTGCACCATGCAGCAATTTCACAAGCCAAGAGAATACTTCCGCAAGAGTCTTTATCACGAACAAAATCTCCTGTCATAAATCCGAAACTTTCTTCTCCACCGCATACGAATTTTTGTGTTCCTTCTGCTTCACGGATCATTTTCCCAATCCATTTGAATCCTGTAAGACCTACCTTACATTCTACTCCGAATTTTTGAGCAATATCATAGAAGATATCAGATGTTACAATCGTAGAACCAATAAACTCTTTTCCTGTAATTCTTCCCTGCTTTCTCCATTCGTTCAAAATGTAATAAGTAAGGATGGTATTGGTTTGGTTACCGTTCAGTAACTGCATTTCACCTTCAAGGTTTCTTACAGCAATTCCCAATCTGTCACCATCCGGATCTGTTCCAATCACGATATCAGCATTGGTTATTCTTGCAAGATCCAACGCCATTTCCAACGCTGCCGGTTCTTCCGGATTTGGAGAATCTACCGTTGGGAAGTTTCCACTTGGGATCATTTGCTCTTTTACCAGATCAATCTTTTTAAACCCGGCTTTTTCTAAAGCTTTTGGAATGGTTGTATAGGTAGTTCCGTGGATGGATGTGAAAACAATATTTAAGTTTTCTTTTCCTACATTCTGATAGGTAGAATTTTCAATGCAGGCATCGATGTACACATCATCCTGCTCCTCTCCGATCCATTCGATCAGATCATCATTTCCGTTAAACTTAATTTCATCGAATTTTACAGAATATACTTCCTTGATGATCGCTTCATCGTTGGGTGGTACGATCTGTGCCCCGTCATTCCAATAAACTTTGTAACCGTTATATTCAGGTGGGTTGTGAGAGGCTGTTAATACAATTCCTCCGTTACATTTTTTATCACGAACAGTGAAAGACAGTTCCGGAGTGGGTCTGTGGTCTTTGAAAAGCAATACTTTAATTCCGTTTGCTGTCAAAACATCGGCAACCAATTTTCCGAATTCTTTTGAATTATTACGAACATCATAAGCGATAGCGACTTTGATTTCTTCTCCCTTGAACTGCTGCAGCATATAATTGGCAAGTCCCTGGGTGGCCTGTCCCAATGTATATTTGTTTAAGCGATTGGTTCCTACTCCCATGATACCGCGCATTCCTCCTGTTCCGAACTCAAGTTCTCTGTAAAAAGAATCTTCGAGGTCAGGTGAATTGCTGTCAATTAATAATTGTACGGCATCTCTTGTTTCTTTATCGAATGTTTCATGTAGCCAAAGTTTTGCTTTTTCTAATGTTGTCATATTTATGTTTGTTTTTTAAGCTGGAAGAAGGAAGCTGGAGGCTGGAAGATGTTTCTGTGCCGAGCTTCAGAATTCTGCTTTTTTTTATTATTCTGTTTTGTTTTTAAGCTGGAAGATCGAAGCTGGGAGATGGAAGTTTTCTCTTTTCCCAGTTTCAAGCTTTCTGCCTTTGTTTTTATATTTTGTTTTTAGGTTAAAAGAGGAAAAAGTATGGTAAACTAAAAGTTCTCCCGACTTCTGGCTTCCTTCTTCCAGCCTACTAATCCAGTTTCTTATTTTCAACTTTTGCCGTTTTCTCTACCTTAAACGCTCTGATCGGATCGTTATAATAGATAAATTTGGCAGTATTCTGAATATTTCCTTTCAAAGAATCTTTAACATTGACCTCTGCATAATTTCCGTTTTTAGAATCAATATTCAGGTTGGTGATTTTCCAGTAGGGAGCAATTAAACTTGCTGTGTCTGAAATCTTTATTACGGCTTCTTTCGTTAATCCCAAAAAATTGGCTCTACTTCTGTTCTGCATCTCCACTTCTGCTCTTCTGGTGTTTACAGATCCCATGAAACTTGCATTGTTTTTCATATTGAGTCTGAAATTATCTGTTTTAATTTCACTCGAAATATTCATTTCCACGGAATCGGAAACTGCTACTTTTTCTAGGTTATATTTTGAATAAATGGTCACGTTATAAAAATCCACTCCTTTTGTTCCTCTCTTTTCTTTAATGAAAAGTGTTTTATCTTTTACATCAACGTCAAGGTTATTTGCTATGTTGGGATACGTCTCAATTTCCACAAAATTTTTCGGGCCCCTGGCATAAAATACACGGAATTTACCATTCAGATCCAGATTAACAAACTCTGAAACATCCACATCTTTCTTTTCAATATTTCCTTTTGGAGAAACCTTACCACAGGAAATAACCGCCACCAGCATTAATGTGTATACTATTTTTTTCATATTTAATTTTAAATATTCTATTATCATTCTGATGATTAAACATAATCATTCGTATCGAAAATCCTCAAAGCCATTTTACATCTGATCCAGAGAATTCCCAACTCTATTATGTAACAAAAATAGGATTAAAATTTTTAAAAAACTTTGTCTTTTGACAATAAAATACCTGATAATTTTCAATTTTTTTACTTTTCAGGGAGAAGTTAATTTTCTTTTTTGTCCTATTCTTATAAAATCAGAGGTTGAAATTTTAACCCATTAAAAATAAAAGCCAGTAATTTCTACTTACAGGCATTCCATAAAAGAAAAAACATCTCAAAAAGCATTACTTTTTGAGATGTTTTATAATATATATTGATATCATTTAATAACTATTTTCCGCCGAAGCAGAATAAATTGCTAGTGCTACCAAAATAACAACAATAATAATTCCAATAATTAAAGGTTTCCATATGGGTTTCTTTGGATATTCCGGTTCGTTGGGAAAATATTTCGGAACAAAATAATCGGATAATAATATCCCTCCTGCAAACCCGCAAACATAAGCCAGAGCACTGATGGGTTTATCCGGAATATTAACTATAATACCTGTCAATATGGTTATTACAATAGAAACTCCTAAAACAGTATAAGCTTCTTTCTTCTTATCGACATCCAATAGGTTTTGAAACAATAAAACACCTCCGAAAAGCGTAGAAAGAAAAATAGAAAATCCTAAAATTGATTTTTTAGAATAAATTTTGGGTAATTTTTCTTCCATTATATCACTTCATCAATATTATAGTTCTTATGCTCACGGTTGGTTCTGATAATCATTTCTCCTAAGAATCCGGCAACAAATAATAAGGTTCCCATGATCATCATCGTTAAAGCAATATAGAACCAAGGGTTATTGGTAATCAAGTGTCCATAAATCCCTCTGGCTACATCAATCAGTTTGGATACTCCCAACCAAAGGGCTGAAAGAAAACCGAAGATAAACATTAAGGTTCCTACTGCTCCAAAAAAATGCATGGGCCTTCCTCCAAACCGGCTTACAAACCAAAGCGTTACCAGATCTAAAAAACCTCTGATAAATCTTTCTGTTCCGAATTTTGAAGTTCCGTAAGGCCTTGCCTGATGCTGTACTTCTTTTTCAGTAATTCTTCTGAATCCTGCATTGGCAGCCAATACCGGGATATAACGGTGCATATCCCCGTATACATCAACGGATTTTACGACTTGTTTTTTGTAGGCTTTCAAACCACAATTGAAATCGTGAAGATATACTCCCGAAACTTTTCTGGCAGCAGCGTTGAATAATTTTGACGGTATATTTTTTGTCATCACATTATCAAAACGCTTCTTTTTCCAACCGGAAACGATATCGTAATTTTCATTAACAACCATATTGTAGAGTTCAGGAATCTCTTCCGGGAAGTCCTGTAAATCTGCATCCATGGTGATTACCACATCTCCGTTCGTTCTTGCAAAAGCGGCGTGAAGTGCCTGTGATTTCCCGTAATTTCTGGAAAATTTAATAGCGTGGATCTGAGGATACTGTACTTTCATATTCTCAATAATACTCCACGACAAATCCGTACTTCCATCATCTACAAACCAGATTTCATAAGATAAATTATTGGTTTTGCAAACGTTATCAATTCTTGAAAAAAGCTCTTCCAAAGAGTCTTCCTCGTTCAGTAACGGAATAACTATAGATAAATTCATTTAATTTTTAATAAAATTAGGCTTGATTGGCTTCTTCGGGCTGATAAACACTTCTCGTTCTGAAAAATGCTCCGAAAAACACCGACAAAACTACGTAAAATATAAGAATTGCTGCAAAATATCCTGAAAAATGACTTGCCGTAAGCATATCTTTTCCTTTCACAGCTTCAGGAGTAAAGCTTTGCAACCTTTCTTTGTATTTTTGATCCAGCTCATCAATATCTTTCTGATGTTTTAAAATTTTTCTTGCCGAAGTATATTCTGTATCCAGTTCTGATTTTTGTCTTTGAACATATTGATAGTTCAATAGGCTTTTGGCAGCCGGATCCACAAAGTTTAGAAAAGCATAAATACTGAAAATGGAAAGAATTCCCCCTATGAACATCGGAATAAATGCCCTCTTGAAAGCTTCTTTAAACTTTACAACTCTATGGTTATTCCAATATGATTTAACAGACCAGAAAGCAGCACCCGCATATAAAACAGGTAAAATAAAAGCATTGGCTTTCAGTGAGATATCAAAATAATTGATTCCTGAAAAAAAAGTGTATACTACAAAAAAAACGATCATTGTAGCGATAAATAGTATAATTCCTAGTGTTGATGGACTTTTCGTCATGTTTAAATTTTTAGAAAAAAGTGAAAAATTATTCCTCTAAATGTCAGCTGCTTAGCTCTACCACTGCATTTTTTCGACAAATTTTCTTTAATAATGTTTTGAAGTTTACAAATATTTCCTACCTTTGCAACGGCAAGTCCTAAACAACCAGCTCCTGAGAATCCTCCAGGGTGGGAACGCAGCAAAGGTAATCGGTCGTAGCGGTGTGATTTAGGTAGCTTGCCATTTTTTTTTGGTTTAAAGTGAGAAGAGAGGTAATTGGATAATTATCTTTTTTTGTTTTTAATACCTTACGCACTATTTTCATTGTTGATTTTTAAAATTACCTCCTTTCTTTTATTGATTAAAATTCGAATGTCTCGCCCAGTTTCGGTAAAACAAGTTCTACATTTTTATCTGCAAAATGCTTTAATGCACTTTCGTGGTTGATCTCGATTGCAGGGAATGTATCAAAATGACACCCGATTACTTTTGGCGTTTTTAAAAGTTCCGCAGCCGCAAAAGATGCTTTTCTCGGGCACATGGTGTAGTGACTACCGATAGGAAGAATAGAAAGGTCGATATTCCCGTATAATCTTGGGAATAGTTCCATATCTGCCATTACCCCTGTGTCTCCTGCCAAATAGATGTTTTTACCTTCAGGAAGCCTGAAAATATACCCTACAGGAACCCCTCCGTAGCTTCCATCCGGGAAAGAGCTTGTATGGTGAGCCGGAACCATGGAAATTTTAA
Coding sequences within:
- a CDS encoding DUF4199 domain-containing protein; its protein translation is MTKSPSTLGIILFIATMIVFFVVYTFFSGINYFDISLKANAFILPVLYAGAAFWSVKSYWNNHRVVKFKEAFKRAFIPMFIGGILSIFSIYAFLNFVDPAAKSLLNYQYVQRQKSELDTEYTSARKILKHQKDIDELDQKYKERLQSFTPEAVKGKDMLTASHFSGYFAAILIFYVVLSVFFGAFFRTRSVYQPEEANQA
- a CDS encoding metal-dependent hydrolase, which gives rise to MKIQFLGQNCFLFTYKDKTILSDPFYNYKKAESGFNIAAQKIDYILLTHAHGDHIADVAEVLQHYPEATVIGVPEVCGYFKQAKNTDDVNLGGSAKIDDLKISMVPAHHTSSFPDGSYGGVPVGYIFRLPEGKNIYLAGDTGVMADMELFPRLYGNIDLSILPIGSHYTMCPRKASFAAAELLKTPKVIGCHFDTFPAIEINHESALKHFADKNVELVLPKLGETFEF